The Streptomyces sp. NBC_01244 genome contains a region encoding:
- a CDS encoding enoyl-CoA hydratase/isomerase family protein: MALLDKDGVRLTVDDTVATVTLTNPAKRNAQSPALWRALTEAGRSLPGTVRVVVLRGEGQSFSAGLDRQAFTPEGFEGEPSFLDLARGSEELLDSTIAEYQEAFTWWRRNDIISVAAVQGHAIGAGFQLALACDLRVVADDVQFAMRETGLGLVPDLGGTQPLTSAVGYARALEICATGRFVQAEEAERIGLANLVVPAGELDAAVQDLTTALLAPPRDAVIETKALLRGAVSRPYEDQRAAERAAQARRLRDLAGLSD; this comes from the coding sequence TGACACTGACCAATCCGGCCAAACGAAACGCTCAATCCCCCGCGCTCTGGCGGGCGTTGACGGAGGCTGGAAGGTCGTTGCCGGGCACCGTCCGGGTCGTCGTGCTGCGTGGCGAAGGGCAGTCCTTCTCCGCAGGGCTCGACCGGCAGGCATTCACCCCCGAAGGCTTCGAGGGTGAGCCGTCCTTCCTTGACCTGGCGCGCGGTTCGGAGGAACTGCTCGACTCCACCATCGCCGAGTACCAGGAGGCGTTCACCTGGTGGCGGCGCAACGACATCATCTCCGTCGCCGCCGTTCAGGGGCACGCGATCGGTGCCGGTTTCCAGCTTGCCCTCGCGTGCGATCTGCGCGTCGTCGCGGACGACGTGCAGTTCGCCATGCGCGAGACCGGGCTGGGCCTGGTGCCCGACCTCGGCGGCACCCAGCCGCTGACCTCGGCGGTCGGCTATGCCCGCGCGCTCGAAATCTGCGCGACGGGCCGCTTCGTCCAAGCCGAGGAGGCGGAACGGATCGGCCTCGCGAACCTGGTCGTCCCCGCGGGCGAACTCGACGCGGCCGTCCAGGACCTCACCACCGCGCTGCTGGCTCCGCCGCGCGATGCGGTGATCGAGACGAAGGCGCTGCTTCGCGGTGCGGTGTCGCGCCCTTACGAGGACCAGCGCGCCGCCGAGCGTGCCGCCCAGGCCCGCCGCCTGCGCGATCTGGCCGGCCTCTCGGACTAG